In a genomic window of Temperatibacter marinus:
- a CDS encoding S9 family peptidase, which produces MKKVILISSLIACSFLSSEAQTTDKKITLKKVMSDPDWMGRPAQNWRWHYKSDKIIYSQKRLNSPIRDSFVDGIDAGDTPNQVDAHSLHTLSNRAVWNADKSKLIYLSNGNIFMRAVATGKLKQLTFTSESKTGLQFLSTGKIVFRSGWTYYSLNPDNFQLAELANLKIGKPPKSIKDPKSYVAKEQHKLIEYVAKKHAEKKAAKAHRDALKEAAPASLPDSIYLGKEVTIRWSSLSPTGDKMIVATREKGDAYNKKDVMPNYITGDASVEAVKARVRVGTTTPPKEKLWLLDLKSSTKLQLSIKDLDGFDEDVLASVKQENMQRDGKSYTSQNAPRNIVFWRALWSPNGADVAVMMEAHDNKDRWIATVDLSTAKFKQEHRLHDDAWINYHHNQMGWLPSSDQFFYQSEEDGYAHIYLKKPGQKTIQLTKGSYVADRITVTKKGDYLYYRANKEHPGVFEIYRVALASGKHEQLTSLGGLIDYRLSPDESSLLLEHSKTIMPPELFVQSAHSNSKAVQISAFTSEEFKSYSWQTPEIVEVKSDHHDRPIYARVYRPVAQHDAIKKRAVMFIHGAGYLQNAHKGWSGYFREFMFHQMLIQKGYVVMDMDWRASKGYGRDWRTAIYRQMGTPEVEDIRSGINFMIENENVDPKRIGGYGGSYGGFLTLMAMFKEPDLFAAGSALRLVSDWTSYNHGYTSNILNTPQVDPIAFERSSPIYFAEGLQKPLLLNAPMVDSNVFFQDTVRLVQRLIELEKTDNFETAIFPVENHGFTEPSSWLDEYRRIFKLFENNL; this is translated from the coding sequence ATGAAAAAAGTAATTCTTATAAGCAGTCTGATTGCCTGTAGCTTCTTGTCTTCTGAGGCTCAAACAACAGATAAAAAAATCACACTAAAAAAAGTCATGTCTGACCCTGACTGGATGGGCAGACCTGCGCAAAACTGGCGCTGGCATTATAAGAGCGATAAAATTATATACAGTCAAAAGCGGCTAAACAGTCCTATTCGTGATAGCTTTGTCGATGGCATTGATGCAGGCGATACGCCGAACCAAGTTGATGCACATTCTTTGCACACCCTCTCAAACCGGGCCGTATGGAATGCCGACAAATCAAAGCTTATTTATCTCTCAAATGGCAATATTTTCATGCGGGCTGTAGCAACTGGTAAGCTTAAACAACTTACCTTCACCTCAGAGAGCAAAACAGGTCTTCAATTTTTAAGCACTGGTAAAATTGTTTTCCGAAGCGGCTGGACCTATTACAGCCTAAATCCCGACAACTTTCAATTGGCAGAGCTGGCTAATCTTAAAATTGGCAAACCTCCCAAGAGCATCAAGGATCCAAAATCATATGTTGCCAAGGAACAGCATAAATTAATTGAATATGTAGCCAAGAAACATGCGGAAAAAAAAGCTGCTAAGGCACATAGAGACGCTCTAAAAGAAGCCGCGCCAGCCTCACTTCCTGATTCCATCTATCTCGGTAAAGAGGTAACAATTCGCTGGTCAAGCCTCTCGCCAACGGGAGATAAAATGATCGTCGCCACACGCGAAAAAGGCGATGCCTACAACAAAAAGGATGTTATGCCCAACTATATCACGGGAGATGCATCCGTGGAAGCCGTCAAAGCCAGAGTTAGGGTTGGAACGACGACGCCTCCCAAAGAAAAATTATGGCTCCTTGACTTGAAATCCAGCACAAAATTGCAATTAAGCATCAAAGACTTGGATGGCTTTGACGAAGACGTCCTTGCGTCAGTTAAACAGGAAAATATGCAACGGGACGGTAAATCATACACTTCCCAAAATGCCCCTAGGAATATCGTTTTCTGGAGAGCCCTTTGGTCTCCAAACGGTGCTGATGTCGCCGTAATGATGGAGGCTCATGACAATAAAGATCGTTGGATTGCAACGGTTGACCTTAGCACAGCAAAATTCAAACAAGAACACCGCCTTCATGACGATGCATGGATAAATTATCATCACAATCAGATGGGTTGGCTTCCCTCTTCAGATCAATTTTTCTACCAATCCGAAGAAGATGGCTATGCACATATCTATCTTAAAAAGCCAGGCCAAAAAACTATTCAGCTCACTAAAGGTTCTTATGTTGCAGACAGAATAACTGTGACCAAGAAAGGAGACTATCTTTATTACCGAGCAAATAAGGAACATCCTGGTGTTTTTGAAATTTACCGTGTGGCTCTCGCCTCAGGAAAACATGAGCAACTCACGTCTTTAGGGGGATTGATTGACTATCGTCTTAGTCCTGATGAATCGTCTCTACTGCTTGAGCACTCTAAGACAATCATGCCGCCAGAATTGTTTGTGCAATCAGCGCACTCAAACTCAAAAGCTGTCCAAATTAGTGCTTTCACCAGTGAAGAGTTTAAATCATATTCTTGGCAAACGCCTGAGATCGTTGAGGTAAAATCTGATCACCATGACCGTCCGATTTATGCCCGCGTCTATAGACCCGTCGCTCAACATGACGCTATAAAAAAACGCGCTGTTATGTTTATCCACGGTGCAGGGTATCTCCAAAATGCGCACAAGGGGTGGTCTGGATATTTCCGTGAATTTATGTTCCATCAGATGCTTATTCAAAAAGGATATGTTGTGATGGACATGGACTGGCGAGCATCAAAGGGCTATGGCCGAGACTGGCGGACAGCTATCTACCGTCAGATGGGAACACCTGAAGTTGAGGATATTCGAAGCGGTATTAATTTCATGATAGAAAATGAGAATGTAGATCCAAAGCGCATTGGCGGATACGGGGGGTCATACGGTGGCTTTCTGACGTTAATGGCCATGTTTAAAGAGCCTGATTTATTTGCTGCAGGCTCAGCCTTGCGTCTTGTCTCTGATTGGACCAGTTATAATCATGGCTATACATCTAACATTCTCAACACCCCTCAGGTTGACCCCATTGCATTTGAGCGCAGCAGTCCAATATATTTTGCAGAAGGCTTACAAAAGCCACTCTTATTAAATGCACCTATGGTGGACAGCAATGTCTTCTTCCAAGACACCGTCAGATTAGTACAAAGACTGATTGAACTTGAAAAGACTGACAATTTTGAAACAGCGATTTTTCCGGTCGAAAACCATGGCTTCACAGAGCCATCCAGCTGGTTGGATGAATATCGACGCATATTTAAGTTGTTTGAAAATAATTTATAA
- the hisI gene encoding phosphoribosyl-AMP cyclohydrolase, protein MEFYTPKSRSDLEEGSGFAPKFDDRGLIPVTTTCVKTGGILMQAWMDAEAIKQTLITKEAHYFSRSRQELWHKGATSGEIQKVINFKTDCDQDSLWLIVEQMGEGCCHVGYPSCFYREISLEDEGGRLETTLTKK, encoded by the coding sequence ATGGAATTTTATACGCCAAAAAGCCGAAGCGACCTGGAAGAAGGATCTGGTTTTGCCCCCAAATTTGATGACCGCGGTTTAATTCCCGTGACAACAACATGTGTCAAAACTGGGGGGATATTGATGCAGGCTTGGATGGATGCGGAAGCGATAAAGCAAACGCTGATAACCAAAGAAGCGCATTATTTTTCTCGCTCTAGACAGGAGCTTTGGCATAAAGGGGCTACTTCTGGGGAAATTCAAAAAGTAATCAATTTCAAAACAGATTGCGACCAAGATAGTCTTTGGCTGATTGTTGAGCAAATGGGAGAGGGCTGCTGTCATGTGGGCTACCCCTCTTGCTTTTATCGAGAAATAAGCCTTGAGGATGAGGGGGGCCGACTAGAGACAACCCTCACAAAAAAATAG
- a CDS encoding VOC family protein: MKLNQITLPVSDMQAAVAFYLSLGFLQIVDTPHYARFEDQDGTASFSLSLEENAVNGAIIYFEEEELDDWVHRLKEKGHIFLTEPETKSYLWREAMLEDPSGNKIKLYWAGENRLNPPWRVEIRE, from the coding sequence ATGAAACTTAATCAAATAACATTGCCTGTATCTGACATGCAGGCAGCTGTTGCTTTCTATCTGTCGCTGGGGTTCTTGCAGATTGTGGACACACCTCATTATGCGCGATTTGAAGATCAAGATGGAACCGCCAGTTTTTCTCTCTCTCTAGAGGAAAATGCCGTCAATGGGGCAATCATCTATTTTGAAGAAGAAGAGCTTGATGATTGGGTCCATCGCTTAAAGGAAAAGGGGCATATTTTCTTAACAGAGCCGGAAACAAAAAGCTACCTCTGGCGCGAGGCTATGCTAGAAGACCCATCTGGGAATAAAATTAAACTTTACTGGGCAGGCGAGAACCGGTTAAATCCTCCCTGGAGAGTTGAGATTAGAGAGTGA
- the folE gene encoding GTP cyclohydrolase I FolE has protein sequence MDAVLERSPDLGDDLELKDATADHASAKPTREEAEEAVRTLLRWAGENPEREGLLETPKRVTKAYLEFFKGYSQNPHEILSKTFEEVEGYNDMVVVKDIPFESHCEHHMVPIIGKAHVAYMPNGRVVGLSKLARTVDLFAKRLQVQEKMTAQIADAIEQELQAEGVAVVIDAAHHCMTMRGVHKHDTTTVTHSFRGCFNESKFEKRFWRAVQG, from the coding sequence ATGGATGCCGTACTTGAAAGGTCGCCTGATTTAGGCGATGACCTGGAACTGAAGGACGCCACTGCAGATCACGCCTCTGCGAAGCCGACCAGAGAGGAAGCTGAAGAAGCTGTGCGTACATTGTTGCGCTGGGCAGGAGAAAATCCTGAAAGAGAAGGTCTTTTAGAAACGCCGAAAAGGGTTACAAAAGCTTACTTAGAATTTTTCAAAGGCTATAGTCAAAACCCTCATGAAATTTTATCAAAAACATTTGAAGAGGTTGAGGGCTATAACGACATGGTTGTTGTGAAAGATATCCCCTTTGAAAGTCATTGTGAGCATCATATGGTTCCAATCATTGGTAAGGCTCATGTGGCTTATATGCCGAATGGAAGAGTTGTTGGCCTTTCGAAACTTGCTCGCACGGTCGATCTGTTTGCAAAGCGTCTTCAAGTTCAAGAGAAGATGACAGCACAAATCGCGGATGCAATAGAACAAGAGTTGCAAGCCGAAGGAGTTGCCGTTGTGATTGACGCGGCCCATCACTGTATGACAATGCGCGGCGTTCATAAGCATGATACCACAACGGTCACACATAGTTTCAGAGGTTGTTTCAACGAGTCGAAGTTTGAGAAAAGGTTTTGGCGCGCTGTTCAGGGGTGA
- a CDS encoding iron-sulfur cluster assembly scaffold protein encodes MSKLYTKDILRLTLQIPNQVRLENPDKTIDRRSRICGSSLALDLKLSDTGDILDFGWDVKACALGQASAAIIGPKLIHLSLDHLIILKDHMDAMLRDGKKVEWETVLEGDFTKMQYLEAAKDHPGRLGAIYLPIDALLTHYR; translated from the coding sequence ATGTCCAAATTGTATACGAAAGACATCCTCCGCCTGACTTTACAAATTCCAAATCAAGTTAGATTGGAGAACCCAGACAAAACAATTGACCGTCGCAGTCGCATATGCGGTAGTTCATTGGCTTTGGATCTTAAGCTCTCGGATACAGGAGATATTTTAGATTTTGGGTGGGACGTAAAAGCCTGCGCCCTTGGTCAAGCTTCAGCCGCGATCATCGGTCCTAAACTCATCCATCTCAGTCTTGATCATCTCATCATTCTAAAAGACCATATGGACGCAATGCTACGGGATGGTAAAAAAGTTGAGTGGGAAACAGTCTTGGAAGGTGATTTTACGAAAATGCAGTATCTAGAAGCTGCAAAAGATCATCCTGGTCGCCTTGGGGCTATCTATCTGCCCATAGATGCCCTCCTCACTCACTATAGATAA
- a CDS encoding carbon-nitrogen hydrolase family protein, translating to MDCLKVAAAQLAPIWGDRVKTTEKIVTAISEAASNGASLVAFGEGLLPGYPFWLSDTHASKFEDQAQKEIHSHYMDQAVSITRGDLHPIQAVCAEKSIACYLGLIERAEDRGFHSLYCTLAYIDQEGHLQSTQRKLMPTYEERLAWSIGDGNGLKVHDIGAFKVGGLNCWENWMPLARASLYAQGESLHIASWPGGSHNTKDLTPVIAKEGRSFVLSVSGVMRPSDYPKTTPHYDLLTKTSKAIMANGGSCIAAPNGHWLVAPIGSDEEIIYADIDAGLVRQERQNFDSSGHYSRPDVFELKVNRKRQTITTFED from the coding sequence ATGGACTGTTTAAAAGTGGCTGCCGCTCAGCTTGCTCCTATTTGGGGTGATCGTGTGAAAACGACAGAGAAAATCGTAACAGCGATTTCTGAAGCAGCTTCAAATGGTGCAAGTCTCGTCGCATTTGGAGAGGGGCTTCTACCAGGATATCCTTTTTGGCTCAGTGACACTCATGCCTCAAAATTTGAGGATCAAGCGCAAAAAGAAATTCACTCCCATTATATGGATCAGGCCGTTTCCATTACGCGGGGTGACCTTCACCCCATTCAGGCGGTTTGTGCGGAAAAATCTATTGCTTGTTATTTGGGACTAATCGAACGGGCTGAAGATCGTGGATTTCATAGCCTCTATTGTACTCTTGCCTATATAGATCAAGAAGGACACCTTCAGTCCACACAAAGAAAATTAATGCCAACATATGAAGAACGTCTGGCTTGGTCCATCGGTGATGGCAATGGACTGAAAGTGCATGATATAGGTGCCTTTAAAGTTGGGGGACTAAATTGTTGGGAGAATTGGATGCCGCTTGCTCGAGCTAGTTTATATGCGCAGGGAGAAAGTTTACATATTGCTTCTTGGCCTGGAGGGAGTCATAACACCAAAGACCTTACGCCAGTTATAGCGAAAGAGGGACGGTCGTTTGTCCTTTCTGTTTCTGGTGTCATGCGTCCCAGCGATTACCCGAAAACCACCCCGCATTATGATCTATTGACCAAAACATCCAAAGCAATAATGGCAAACGGTGGCAGTTGTATCGCCGCACCCAATGGGCACTGGCTCGTTGCCCCGATTGGATCTGACGAAGAGATCATATATGCAGATATAGATGCAGGTCTCGTAAGGCAAGAACGGCAGAATTTTGATAGCTCAGGGCATTATAGCCGCCCAGATGTCTTTGAACTAAAGGTGAATAGAAAGCGTCAAACCATTACCACGTTTGAAGACTAA
- a CDS encoding glycosyltransferase family 4 protein — MPASKLKIALFSGNYNYVKDGANQALNKLVAYLEKQGVEVRVYSPTSKTPAFEPAGTLISIPSWPIPTRKEYRIAFRLPKEIIANLDEFAPDIIHISSPDWASQKAIKYATKRGLPVVASVHTRFETYMSYYKLGWVEGMMSRKIAKIYNTCNEIFIPTPCMEDVLRPTGVTVPMKTWTRGIDLEQYSPNNRDEKWRLSQGFSANDCVISFVGRIVLEKGLQVFADTMNILRKRGLEFKVVVAGEGPKKAWFHQRMPYAHFVGFQTGADLARTYASSDIFFNPSETETFGNVTLEAMASAVPQVCANASGSKFLVVDGETGFLAHKNTATEYADRIEVLITDPNTRKKFSSHSVKRSEEFHWDSVLGQVLGHYRSLLS; from the coding sequence ATGCCTGCATCAAAGTTAAAAATTGCCTTATTTTCTGGTAATTACAACTATGTAAAAGACGGCGCAAATCAAGCGCTCAATAAACTTGTTGCCTATCTTGAAAAGCAAGGAGTTGAGGTGCGTGTTTATTCTCCCACCTCCAAGACACCAGCTTTTGAACCAGCGGGGACTTTAATCAGTATCCCGTCATGGCCCATACCGACAAGAAAAGAATATCGAATTGCCTTCCGTCTCCCAAAAGAGATCATTGCCAATCTGGATGAATTTGCCCCAGATATCATTCACATATCTTCTCCTGATTGGGCCAGTCAGAAAGCCATCAAATATGCAACAAAGCGAGGCCTGCCAGTGGTTGCCAGTGTTCACACACGGTTTGAGACTTATATGTCTTACTATAAACTTGGCTGGGTCGAAGGGATGATGTCTCGCAAAATTGCTAAAATATACAATACATGTAATGAAATCTTCATCCCAACACCCTGCATGGAGGATGTCTTAAGGCCTACAGGTGTGACAGTCCCAATGAAAACATGGACACGGGGTATTGATTTAGAGCAATATTCGCCAAACAACCGAGACGAAAAATGGCGTCTCTCGCAGGGATTTTCTGCAAATGACTGTGTAATTAGTTTTGTGGGTAGAATCGTGCTAGAAAAGGGCCTTCAAGTATTTGCTGATACAATGAATATACTCAGGAAGAGAGGCCTCGAGTTTAAAGTGGTGGTCGCAGGAGAGGGCCCGAAAAAAGCATGGTTTCACCAACGCATGCCCTATGCACATTTTGTTGGCTTTCAGACAGGCGCAGACTTAGCCAGAACCTATGCCAGTTCAGACATTTTCTTTAACCCCTCTGAAACAGAAACTTTTGGCAATGTCACTCTAGAAGCCATGGCTTCTGCAGTGCCTCAAGTCTGTGCGAATGCTTCTGGTAGTAAATTTCTTGTGGTAGATGGTGAAACTGGGTTTCTTGCCCATAAGAATACAGCTACAGAATATGCTGATAGAATTGAAGTCTTAATAACAGATCCAAATACTCGTAAAAAATTCTCAAGTCATAGCGTCAAGCGCAGTGAGGAATTCCACTGGGATAGCGTTCTGGGGCAGGTTTTAGGGCATTACAGGTCCCTTTTAAGTTAA
- a CDS encoding glycerate kinase type-2 family protein, whose translation MQITRKTLLSLYETAVTAVHPTRCLPSYIPSPIKGRTLVVAAGKASVQMAEVFANAYKGPFEGLLISHYSPDPTLSVLSQFEQITASHPIPNAAGQSAAIRALELATSLKEGDRLIVLLSGGASALLPAPCQGISLEDKIKLTQQLLACGASIQEINTVRQHCSEIKGGRLASQAAPAEVLTLAISDVVGDDPVYIASGPTHHTLTPKNSVEKILNNYQISLPSAVRDAILEREISHSKNVNTHYSLIASARVALNAVEEQLRQLGYTIHNLGYDLKGDAIETATEHANLITYHIAKKKVNLREGNLRKPIAFISGGELTAILGPATGRGGPNTEYLLSLYSQLSINNPYYALACDTDGKDGTGEAGALLTPDLVETIKTQKLNASQYIKHKDSYTFFDEIDGLVITGPTDTNVNDIRIILVH comes from the coding sequence GTGCAAATCACTCGCAAAACCCTTCTCTCTTTATATGAAACAGCTGTTACAGCTGTTCACCCAACACGCTGCCTTCCCTCTTATATCCCCTCCCCCATAAAAGGGCGAACTCTGGTTGTTGCAGCAGGCAAAGCCTCCGTACAGATGGCTGAAGTTTTTGCAAATGCGTATAAAGGCCCATTCGAAGGGCTTCTCATCAGTCATTATTCGCCAGACCCAACTTTATCGGTTCTTTCACAGTTTGAGCAAATTACAGCGAGCCATCCTATTCCAAATGCCGCTGGACAAAGCGCAGCCATAAGAGCTCTAGAGCTTGCTACGTCCTTGAAAGAAGGGGATCGTCTTATTGTTTTGCTGTCTGGGGGGGCTTCTGCCTTATTACCAGCCCCGTGTCAGGGCATTTCACTAGAAGACAAAATCAAATTAACCCAGCAACTTCTTGCCTGCGGTGCATCCATTCAAGAGATTAACACAGTTAGGCAGCATTGCTCAGAGATCAAAGGCGGCCGGTTAGCATCACAAGCCGCTCCTGCAGAGGTGCTCACTCTGGCAATTTCAGACGTGGTTGGTGATGATCCCGTCTATATCGCCTCGGGTCCAACCCATCACACTCTGACACCCAAAAACTCTGTTGAAAAGATCTTGAATAACTATCAAATCTCTCTTCCTTCTGCAGTAAGAGACGCAATTTTAGAGCGGGAAATTTCCCATTCAAAAAATGTGAATACGCACTACTCTCTTATCGCGAGTGCACGCGTTGCCCTAAACGCCGTTGAAGAGCAGCTTCGTCAGCTAGGATATACGATCCACAATCTGGGATATGATCTGAAGGGCGATGCTATTGAAACAGCAACAGAACATGCCAATCTCATCACCTATCACATCGCTAAGAAAAAGGTCAATCTCAGGGAAGGAAACCTAAGGAAACCGATCGCTTTTATCTCAGGCGGGGAACTCACTGCTATCTTAGGTCCTGCAACTGGAAGAGGCGGCCCAAATACAGAATATCTTCTAAGTCTCTACAGCCAGCTGTCTATCAACAATCCATACTATGCACTCGCCTGTGATACTGACGGTAAAGATGGCACCGGTGAGGCGGGGGCACTTTTAACACCTGACCTTGTAGAAACAATTAAGACGCAAAAGCTTAACGCCTCACAATATATTAAGCACAAAGATAGCTATACATTTTTTGATGAGATTGACGGTTTAGTTATAACAGGGCCAACAGACACCAATGTGAATGACATTCGAATTATTCTCGTACATTAG
- a CDS encoding sugar phosphate isomerase/epimerase family protein — MTQIQRRQFIASLGAAATALAMPNSALAGHHEKLKKIGVQLYTVRNLMAESVEKTIKGIAALGFDEVETAGYFGKSAKDFSMILKDNGLTAPSAHMDVNLFIKDPYSFVDYAAEVGHDYVVLAWLPPQLRTLDGYKGVFEKLNKVAERTKAAGMQMLYHNHEFEFETVDGVVPYEMLLESTDSDLVQLELDLYWCAVAGVDPLEYINRYPGRVPAVHVKDRSADNQMVSVGKGTIDFKTVFQASKKAGLKHYFVEHDNPSDAMASIASSIKHLRNLTF, encoded by the coding sequence ATGACACAAATACAGAGACGGCAGTTTATAGCCTCCTTAGGAGCAGCAGCAACGGCTTTAGCTATGCCAAATTCAGCTCTCGCAGGACATCATGAAAAGCTGAAAAAAATTGGAGTTCAACTCTATACAGTTAGAAACCTTATGGCCGAGAGTGTTGAGAAAACTATAAAAGGGATCGCCGCCCTTGGTTTTGATGAAGTTGAAACAGCAGGTTATTTTGGGAAAAGCGCCAAAGACTTTAGCATGATTTTAAAAGACAATGGGTTAACAGCTCCCTCAGCTCATATGGATGTAAATCTTTTCATTAAGGACCCATATTCCTTTGTAGATTATGCAGCTGAGGTAGGGCATGACTATGTGGTTCTAGCGTGGTTGCCGCCACAGTTACGTACTCTTGATGGCTATAAAGGTGTATTTGAGAAACTTAATAAGGTTGCTGAGCGTACCAAGGCTGCTGGCATGCAAATGCTTTACCATAATCATGAGTTTGAATTTGAAACAGTCGATGGTGTGGTGCCCTATGAAATGCTTCTAGAAAGTACAGATTCAGATCTTGTTCAATTGGAACTTGATCTTTATTGGTGCGCTGTTGCAGGCGTTGATCCCCTTGAATATATCAATCGCTATCCGGGACGGGTCCCTGCGGTACATGTAAAAGATAGAAGCGCTGACAATCAAATGGTCAGTGTTGGAAAAGGGACTATTGACTTTAAGACGGTTTTCCAAGCGTCTAAGAAAGCCGGATTGAAGCATTATTTTGTCGAGCACGATAATCCTTCAGATGCTATGGCAAGCATTGCTTCCTCTATTAAACACCTGAGAAATTTAACTTTTTAA
- a CDS encoding sugar phosphate isomerase/epimerase family protein → MKLGFVSAILDDMSFEEVIDFAAKNKFDCVEVMCWPPGDAERKYAGVTHIDVSDFTAEKADYYVQYARSKEVEISSLGYYPNPLCPDEEESQVYVDHLYKLIDASVQMGINMVTTFIGNDWQKTIDENWPRFKKIWGPILDYAYKKDVKIGIENCAMYFTDDEWPNGKNLARSPQIWRRMFKEFPTKNFGLNYDPSHLAWMQMDHLKPLDEFMDRFHHAHAKDVKVDHDRLDEVGTMANPLEYHDPRIPGRGDIDWEEYVAALYAKGFDGYFCIEVEDSDYEESLERRQQAIIESGQHLRQFMK, encoded by the coding sequence ATGAAGTTAGGGTTTGTCAGTGCAATTTTAGACGACATGTCGTTTGAAGAAGTCATAGATTTTGCAGCAAAGAATAAATTTGACTGTGTTGAGGTCATGTGCTGGCCTCCGGGGGATGCTGAGCGCAAATATGCTGGCGTTACACATATTGATGTCAGTGACTTTACAGCAGAAAAGGCTGATTATTATGTTCAATATGCACGTTCTAAAGAGGTGGAAATAAGCTCGCTTGGTTATTATCCAAACCCTTTGTGCCCTGACGAGGAGGAATCACAAGTCTATGTGGATCACCTTTATAAACTGATTGATGCTTCTGTTCAGATGGGGATCAATATGGTGACAACTTTCATTGGTAATGACTGGCAGAAAACAATTGATGAAAATTGGCCACGATTTAAAAAAATCTGGGGGCCGATTCTTGATTATGCTTACAAGAAAGATGTAAAGATTGGCATAGAAAATTGCGCCATGTATTTCACTGATGATGAATGGCCAAACGGCAAGAATTTAGCCCGTAGCCCACAAATTTGGCGCCGCATGTTTAAAGAATTTCCCACAAAGAATTTCGGCTTAAATTATGATCCTTCCCATTTAGCTTGGATGCAGATGGATCACTTGAAGCCCTTGGATGAGTTTATGGACCGTTTTCATCATGCTCATGCAAAAGACGTTAAAGTTGATCATGACCGTCTCGATGAGGTTGGAACAATGGCAAACCCTCTTGAATATCATGACCCAAGAATACCGGGACGCGGTGATATTGACTGGGAAGAATATGTCGCGGCTTTATACGCAAAAGGCTTTGATGGATATTTTTGTATCGAGGTGGAGGATAGTGATTATGAAGAATCGCTAGAGCGTCGCCAGCAGGCAATTATTGAGAGCGGCCAACACTTAAGACAATTCATGAAGTAA
- a CDS encoding nucleoside permease has product MNSKLYAQLSTMMFLQFFIWGAWFVTLGTYLSGINFSGTDIGTAYLMNNIGAIISPFFIGMVADRYFASEKVMAVLHLVGGVTLYYVSDMTTAGSIILGLLFYNACYMPTLALVNTVSFNQMESPDTQFPRVRVWGTVGWIVAGLAITFILANRIDNVEATSVPMKMAAAASILLGLFSFTLPNTPASNKGASVTIKDILGLDALTLLKDRSFAIFALCSLLISIPLAFYYAFTNLYLNEIGMEGVAATMSLGQVSEVVFMVLMPFFFRRLGVKWMLLIGMLAWVVRYAFFAVGDMDGLAWMIYGGILLHGICYDFFFVTGQIYVDKKADKKIRASAQGFIALITYGVGLAIGSSLSGRVVDTFTTDGVKDWVSIWWVPCILAALIALLFALIFKDESASESDTGNEASSEAQA; this is encoded by the coding sequence ATGAATTCGAAACTTTATGCTCAACTCAGCACTATGATGTTCTTACAGTTTTTTATCTGGGGCGCATGGTTTGTTACTCTAGGAACTTATCTTTCAGGGATTAATTTCAGCGGGACAGATATTGGCACAGCCTATCTGATGAATAATATTGGCGCTATTATCTCTCCCTTTTTTATTGGCATGGTTGCTGATCGGTATTTCGCAAGCGAAAAAGTCATGGCTGTCTTGCATCTCGTGGGCGGCGTAACGCTATATTATGTTTCAGACATGACAACAGCAGGTTCAATCATTCTTGGACTTCTTTTTTATAATGCCTGCTACATGCCGACTTTAGCACTGGTCAACACAGTGTCTTTTAATCAAATGGAAAGCCCTGACACTCAATTTCCTAGAGTGCGTGTTTGGGGAACAGTGGGCTGGATCGTCGCAGGTCTTGCCATTACATTCATTCTTGCTAATCGCATTGACAATGTTGAAGCGACGTCTGTCCCCATGAAAATGGCTGCTGCCGCTTCAATCCTTCTTGGATTATTTAGCTTCACACTGCCCAACACACCAGCCTCTAATAAGGGAGCATCCGTTACAATAAAAGACATCCTAGGGCTTGATGCACTAACACTTCTAAAAGATCGCTCTTTCGCTATTTTTGCACTTTGCAGTCTATTGATCTCAATCCCGCTTGCCTTTTATTATGCTTTTACAAACCTCTATCTCAACGAGATTGGAATGGAAGGCGTTGCGGCCACCATGAGCCTAGGACAGGTTTCTGAAGTTGTCTTCATGGTCCTGATGCCGTTTTTCTTCCGTCGTCTAGGGGTTAAATGGATGCTTTTAATCGGCATGTTAGCCTGGGTTGTTCGATATGCTTTCTTTGCAGTCGGCGATATGGATGGACTGGCTTGGATGATATACGGTGGAATTCTCCTTCACGGCATTTGCTATGACTTCTTTTTCGTCACAGGACAAATCTATGTGGACAAGAAAGCCGACAAGAAAATTCGTGCCAGCGCCCAAGGCTTTATCGCTTTGATCACTTACGGTGTAGGCCTGGCAATTGGGTCTAGCCTTTCGGGCCGTGTGGTGGATACTTTCACTACAGACGGTGTCAAAGACTGGGTCTCTATCTGGTGGGTGCCTTGCATACTCGCTGCCCTAATCGCCCTACTTTTTGCCCTTATCTTTAAAGATGAAAGTGCTTCTGAAAGCGATACTGGCAATGAGGCTTCATCTGAAGCACAGGCATAA